TACAAATTAAAATTTCTTGGCCAAATCCTGGCCGTACTCCTTTTTATCGCGCTATCGGGTATCAAAATTTCCTGTCTGGGAGAGCTTTGGCCCGGCTCAACCATATATCTGGGACCAGCATCCATTTTGGTCACCGTGATATTTGTGTTGGCAGTCATCAATATCATCAATCTAAGCGACGGGTTGGATGCTCTGGCGGGCGGACTCTCCCTTCTCGTACTTCTGGCTTGCGCTCTCTTGGGGTATGTTCAAGAGACCCTTCTGCCTATAGCCGTGGCATTAGCTGTCTCCGGCGGCCTGGTCGGCTTCATGCGCTTCAATATGCACCCGGCGGAAGTTTTCATGGGCGATACAGGCAGTCAGTTTCTGGGATACAGCATCGGTATCTGTCTTATGATGTTGACGCAAGGAGAGTCCATCTACAGCCCTGTGTTGCCTTTATTCCTGCTCGGGACACCGGTTCTGGACACGGCCATGGTCATTTACGAACGCATCCGATCAGGCAACAGTCCCTTCAAGCCGGATAAAAATCATCTTCACCATAAACTACTGCGTGCAGGCCTTTCCCAGGAGCAGGCCGTCATCAGTATCTACTTTCTCCATTTCTCACTTATCCTCGTAGGATTTGGAATGCGCTTTGTACAGGATTACATAGCGCTCACAGTATATATTCTTATTTTTTGCGCTATTATGTTTTTACGTCTCGCTATTCACGGAAAAAATATTGATGCGCATGATCTATACTCATCAATAAAAAATGGAATAGTATCATTATTTATTTGGAACGGGAAACCAATAGATATAAGATATTGTATCTCATTTATATTCTGGAAATCTTTTTTCGCTCTATTTTTCTTATTCTTTTTTATAAATATCATTTACATAAATCATTATCCACCATATACGCTGCATACAATTTTAATATTATCTATATTTTTATTGATATTATTTTTTATAGATTATAAATCTATATCTATAAAATATATATATTATATACTTTTATTTTTTATATTATATA
Above is a window of Desulfomicrobium orale DSM 12838 DNA encoding:
- a CDS encoding glycosyltransferase family 4 protein, which translates into the protein MNFLIIFYIAFLLSTLMVPLNIRLGRRWGIVDKPDPRKIHTSLIPRTGGLAIALGTLAALFAVLPSSRPLSGYLGGGAVILAFGIWDDMRDLNYKLKFLGQILAVLLFIALSGIKISCLGELWPGSTIYLGPASILVTVIFVLAVINIINLSDGLDALAGGLSLLVLLACALLGYVQETLLPIAVALAVSGGLVGFMRFNMHPAEVFMGDTGSQFLGYSIGICLMMLTQGESIYSPVLPLFLLGTPVLDTAMVIYERIRSGNSPFKPDKNHLHHKLLRAGLSQEQAVISIYFLHFSLILVGFGMRFVQDYIALTVYILIFCAIMFLRLAIHGKNIDAHDLYSSIKNGIVSLFIWNGKPIDIRYCISFIFWKSFFALFFLFFFINIIYINHYPPYTLHTILILSIFLLILFFIDYKSISIKYIYYILLFFILYTSVYGSIGSIEKSIPMESYNLLSFIFFALTFFYFGCLILTPEKTPLNPLDYILLAFILLLILIPEGQNDPYNVRQIIMKAVLLGLALNLIFSRIGRNRKYIIFVTCFLLGETAFMILFRRAVL